Proteins encoded together in one Coffea arabica cultivar ET-39 chromosome 2c, Coffea Arabica ET-39 HiFi, whole genome shotgun sequence window:
- the LOC113724333 gene encoding uncharacterized protein, with translation MIWASTNSGAFTISSAYQIVRKGGTVSRLFASLWHRALPSKISFFMLRLLYGRLPLMDVLHKFKVLGLSRCFCCSLNPSPGTINHVFCTGEMAKQVWGCFEGLIGGFSAAFTVRHKEISLPDNSQVDFFDMIAWLRSKIVIWEVCWECPDQSVVKLNADGCSKGNLGRSGGGGLFRDFDGRFILGFSCWFGKATSL, from the exons ATGATTTGGGCCTCCACTAATTCAGGTGCGTTTACTATTTCGTCGGCATATCAGATAGTGCGTAAAGGAGGTACTGTTTCCCGCTTGTTTGCTAGTTTGTGGCATCGGGCTTTGCCTTCAAAGATTTCGTTCTTTATGTTGAGATTGCTGTATGGTAGATTGCCGTTGATGGATGTGTTACACAAGTTTAAGGTTTTGGGCCTCTCTAGATGCTTTTGTTGTAGTCTGAACCCGTCCCCAGGAACCATTAACCACGTCTTTTGTACGGGGGAGATGGCTAAGCAGGTTTGGGGTTGTTTTGAGGGTCTTATTGGTGGGTTTAGTGCGGCTTTCACGGTTAGACACAAG GAAATATCACTGCCTGATAACTCACAGGTTGATTTTTTTGATATGATAGCTTGGTTGCGAAGCAAGATTGTCATATGGGAGGTTTGTTGGGAATGTCCGGATCAGTCAGTGGTGAAATTGAATGCCGATGGTTGTTCAAAGGGTAACCTGGGGAGAAGTGGCGGTGGGGGATTGTTCAGGGATTTTGATGGGAGGTTCATACTTGGCTTTTCATGTTGGTTTGGGAAGGCCACTAGCCTTTAG
- the LOC140035649 gene encoding uncharacterized protein — MDRALEQFQKFATPKFIGGPSPDLAERWMDHMMDIFTALGYSEERQVSFAVFQFERPARAWWNIIKAKWERGQTSWTWINFTREFNKKYLPPIVQERREEDFIRLRQGSLSVAKYETQFTKLSHFAPKLVLTDRKRIRRFVQGLNVEIQEALAAAQLDIFSQTLEKAQRIETARSQVKAFRDKKRTPSDTYTYTGG; from the coding sequence atggaccgtgccttagaacagttccaaaaatttgcaacCCCAAAATTCATAGGTGGACCAAGCCCTGACTTAGCTGAGAGATGGATGGACCACATGATGGATATATTCACTGCGCTCGGGTATTCAGAGGAACGGCAGGTATCTTTTGCTGTCTTCCAATTTGAGAGAccagcccgagcatggtggaatatAATAAAGGCTAAGTGGGAACGAGGGCAGACCTCTTGGACTTGGATCAATTTCACCCGTGAGTTTAACAAGAAGTATTTGCCACCGATTGTTCAAGAAAGGCGGGAAGAGGActttatccgcctgcgtcaagggTCGTTAAGTGTGGCAAAGTACGAGACACAAtttaccaaactctctcatTTTGCTCCAAAGTTAGTGCTAACAGACCGCAAGAGAATTCGTCGATTTGTCCAGGGGTTAAACGTGGAAATACAAGAGGCACTGGCGGCTGCTCAGTTGGATATATTCAGCCAGACCCTGGAAAAGGCACAACGAATAGAGACGGCAAGGAGTCAGGTGAAAGCTTTCCGTGACAAGAAGAGAACACCATCTGACACCTATACCTACACTGGTGGGTAA